One Natrinema salifodinae genomic window, AATCGGTTTCTCGTTCCACTCGTCGTTGTAGTGAACACCCTGCTCACTCTCGTAGTATTCAGCCTCCATTTCGGCCTCGAACGGCGGGTACAGGCGAAGGACGTACGAGCGCCCCCAGCGGTCCGGTTCGTCCAGGAAGTTGCGCTTGAGTGCTTTCTTGAAGGTCTCGAACGAGATCGTGATTTTCTCGACCTTCGCGAGTCGGTCGTCGATCTGGTTCATTGGGTCGTCGCCGCCGTCGGCCGCAATCTGTTGCGCCATATTACTACAATACGGTGGTAACTACTTATACTTTACCCCCAATTGGTAGTAATGGGACAATCGGACGACAGACTAGATTCTCGGATCTAGCACACACCACGTTGCGAGTGAAACTTTCGAGCTGGAGGAAAAAGATCAGTCTGCGTTATCGAGCGTCGTCGAGATCTACATAACTCCCCTCAGTCGCAGAGAGCCACGCACCGTGAGCCGTATCCTCGCGCACATCGAAGATCTCGAACTCGTCGGGCGCGCCGGAATTGCGGACGTGAATCGAATCGATCTGGTAGTCGTTCAGCGCGACCCACTCGAAGGTATCCAGTCCCTCGCTCATTGATAGTACAGTACCTCCAAGTTTGATTGCTTGCCAAACGAACATCGTTGAAATATTGTGCGCATATTAGTGGAGCAGTTTTCCGAGAAGCGTGCTCGATTCCTCTTCGTCTTCGGCTTTCTTGACACGACTGACTATCGGGCGCTCATCGGGCTCCCATTCGTGCCGAAGACTACGGCTGCACCACGGGCAAAACTGGCCGCCGTCTTCCCCAACTGGAGAAGGGAATCCGCCACCACAGTCGGGGCATTCCCAACCGCTCATCGGCGACCACCCATCTTGTTGAACGTACACGAGGTGCAGCGTTGTGGGGTCATCCCTGTATCGGCCATGTTTCAGTTGTCCTCCATAGCGGATTGTTCGTCAACGACGCTCGTCGGCCAGAGGCGCCGTTGCACTTCCCACTTGAATTGCGGAATCAGGCCGCTCTCGTATCCCATCGCCATGAACCAACACGTCGCGCCAGTATAGACGCCGAGCCACGGTTCGGCGATGAACGCGATCGCCGCCGGACCGAACACCAGCGCGACTACGAGCCCGCCGCCGAGAAAGAGCAGCCCGTCGAACGTCCATTCCTCGTCGAGCGGAGCAGTGCTTTCGGTCATGGTGTATCAGTTCTCTCCATCTGAGTGCCTTCCTCCTGTTCTGTTTCCGTCTTGAGTGAGCGCTCAACTGATTCGAGTTGGAATTGAATGTCGGCGTACTCGTCGTGATCGTAGACACCCTTCGTTCCGCTCCGAAGGTCTGCCTCAGTGTTCTTCGTGAGTAGACACCGGGTGATTCCGGGGGCGTCTTCAACGTCTTGCCACGGCCCAAAGTAGATGAATCCGTCGTCGAACGGGTGTCTAAAGAGGATTCCACAGTACTGAGCCACCTGAAACTCTTTCTCGGTCAGTGTGATAACCAACCGTCGGCGTTCATCCTCGATGTAGCGGACGACCATATCGCCAGCTCTGGATTCAATCTCTTCCTCCGCGAACCACTCGCATTCAGTATCGTTACTCGACATCGATCTCGACCCCTTCTCGTTCTGCAACCGGTGGCAGTCGGCCCTTCTCTTTGAGACTCTCGTAGGTCGCCTCAGGGAGATCGCCGGCCATTGGATCTTTGACGGTCGTTACGTGCTTATTCGCCAGAAGAGAGACGACGAAAATGTCTTCGTCACACTCCTGGCATCGGATCACGCCGATATGACGGTCGGTGTCGAAGCGGAACTTCTGTCGGCGATCGCCGCAGCTTGGACACTCCGGGCAGTGTAGGTATTCGCTCATTCTTCGACCACCCGAACAGACCGTGAGTCACAGTCTGGGCATTCACCGTCCGGGCCTTGGAGTTCCGTTCCGTGCCCGTCCCAGCCGCAGTCTAAGCACTCGTAATCTTCCTCAACTCCGGGGAACGGCTCTCGGCGGGAGACCGGGACGCAATCACGGCTTTCGCGGTGGTCAGTCCCACAGGCCTCGCAGTCTTCGATCCAGTCCGACGGCGGCATCCACTCGGCACCACAGCACTCGCAAACCTGATCAACGAGGTCTGTACGGACGTCCTCGCTGTGGCTGTCGGTCTCGTGAGTCTGGTAACAGACAGGGCACTCTGCCTGCCAGTAGCTGTCGAGCAGCTCTTCTTTCGTTCCGACCGTCTTCATGATCCTCACCGACTTGATCCGGAAGACGCCCTCGTCGGTGGCGACCTTCTCACGGTCGTCGTAGCAGTGGTCGGCGACGCACTCGGCGTGAGCGAACTTATCGCCCGGCGATTTGTAGTGTCCCGGTTCAAGCGGGTCTACCGGCTCTCCGCAATACCGGCAGTCTGGTTCTTCCACTTCAGTTTTAGGTGGCGCTTCTGCCATACATATACGTTTCAATGTCCAATGGCATAGTTCTTTGGACTGCTTAACGCACCCCAACAGCACCCAAAGAGTTAGTGCGTATCGGAACGATAATGGCAGTATAGATGGCGGTCAAGAATATGGTCAACGAGAACTACGAACCGAACGCTCACGAGGACAAGGTGCTGGATTTTATCAAGGACGAACCCTGCGGTCGGGTGACGAACCGATACGTGCGTGAAGAGACCTCGATGCCAGCAGAGCGCGTCGATCCCGCGTTGAACAACCTCGAAAAGGCCGGCTGGGTGAAGCGACTAACGCGCGGATTCTACGAGCTCGTAGAAGACCCGAGAGACCGCTAACTGGTTCTTTTTATATTTTGGCTCTAGCCGCTTATATGGTATCGTGAATTACTAGAGCGCGAACGTGTCGAGGCCGGCTGCTTCCCGAGACCGGATCGCCGAACAGGTCGCTTCTGAGGGGTTCGACCTCACCCCCACAGAACCATCTGACGACGATTACCGATTCATCGCCGGGAAAGTGGCCGAACACGGGCCACCGATCTACTACGAAGAAGACGGGTACGAGGGCCGTGGCGAGGAGAACGCCAAGGCGATGGCGAACCTCCACGTTTACCGCCACGTCGTCGAAGGCCTGGACTCGTGGCCCGAGGTCGAGCGGCACCTCAAGACCACGCCCGGTGTTGCCGAAAACCTCGGTCTGGAGAAGCCGAGGAGCCGCGAGACGCTCCGTCTCTCGTGGAAAGAGCAGTTCGAAGACGAGAACACGAGAGAGGCGATTCGTTGTCTCGCGTGGGACCTTCGGGACTCGATCGGCTGGGGAATGGACGGCGTCCTCATGGCGATGGGCGTTGACGACCAGTCGCTCTCCTACCCGGAGTTTAGTGAAGAAGGTATCCGGCAGTCCGCGAAGGAAGACGCCTATGAGCGTATCGCGCCGATTCTCTACGACATCATCGACTTCGAACGAGCGGAGAACGCATCCGTCCCGTTCGACGATCTCGCCGACTACGCC contains:
- a CDS encoding DUF7511 domain-containing protein, whose translation is MSEGLDTFEWVALNDYQIDSIHVRNSGAPDEFEIFDVREDTAHGAWLSATEGSYVDLDDAR